The Oryzias melastigma strain HK-1 linkage group LG6, ASM292280v2, whole genome shotgun sequence genome includes a window with the following:
- the LOC112152826 gene encoding probable E3 ubiquitin-protein ligase HERC4, which translates to MFSWGEDFQQGFRLKKGSAGPPAADGVQSLQLSFHVADLCVGLRVLAFIKDNGEASIIRVSQNASGRREKGKQKFVKCVERLEAVSCTDDGVTLLSDTGVVFYVDSTHPPYTPSPMEALKGIRVTQIACGSQHTVVLSKDGQVYTWGQDSRGQLGLGKDGSSISSPQHVRSLSSMPLVQVSAGGEQSFALSESGSVFGWGRNDCGQLGLGDTTDRSTPTLVHHLNMKKTVFAACGKDHTAVLTTDGVVFTFGSGQHGQLGHNSFGNELRPRLVAELWGSKVTKIACGRYHTLVLTDHMKVYSFGSNEQGQLGPRQEGHPCVPLPVQLLEGTTEGPKIQSIFAGGDSSFGTCRPDQEMQSESKSGSRQEAPVESQVDRWISEWGSKLRPKVKQEIHQRFSSASSLNRSFLNQSNHFHTSAMHSGLDLSLCKRVFKKLMHNEAIQSEVEKAVMEMLPSLHENPAGVEGLRVFLILNELLYAMQRSGRVWSVEIAVKVAAAVQSLSTENLQVTANWWTLSMMENKSRHVKVWRTALSEVLRMAPAPLSSVKDILQILQNMYNVNKRKIKIPELTFCSEIDPFFLEEDLNRWRSRLQFMAVNNPPLILCSFAFVMDFKSKQWVFQLNSNLTVVEHLLGRPVPSTSYFELNLRRSSLVEDSFRQLAQAAPTHIKKGLVVYFDGDTKITNVYKKDFFHHLFVEIKKEKSEMFMTNDSETLAWFSNKEPEKIKADVYLLGLLCGLALYNDCIFPVPFPLVLFKKLLGVKPTLEDLMEFCPEVGKSLQYIMNYEDDDLEDQYMFFEITWKDTNIDLDPENPGKPVTSQNKKEFVDAYVNYVFNKSVESVFQEFERGFFQLCDRDLLRMFEPEELQRLMVGQDDYDWEKLKQSTQYDLPLSPNGGQLVRFDSHLENPTMQMFWEVFDELTEDQKRDFLWFVTGSRKAPILGMGQIQMIARLKIIMRGSPDQHLPESLTCHNILELPSYSSKEIMKDRLTQALIAERTFSSEEERPSV; encoded by the exons ATGTTCTCGTGGGGAGAGGACTTCCAGCAGGGCTTCCGCCTGAAGAAAGGCAGCGCTGGCCCGCCTGCGGCTGATGGAGTTCAGTCCCTCCAGCTCAGCTTCCACGTCGCGGACCTGTGCGTGGGTTTGCGGGTGCTGGCGTTCATCAAGGACAACGGTGAGGCGTCAATCATCCGCGTGAGCCAGAACGCATCTGGGAGGCGGGAAAAAGGGAAGCAGA AGTTTGTTAAATGTGTGGAGAGGCTTGAGGCTGTGAGCTGCACAGACGATGGGGTCACCCTGCTGTCTGACACAGGCGTGGTTTTCTACGTGGACTCCACTCATCCTCCATACACGCCCAG TCCTATGGAGGCTTTGAAAGGCATCAGAGTGACCCAGATAGCCTGTGGGAGTCAGCATACGGTGGTGCTCAGCAAAG ATGGCCAGGTGTACACATGGGGGCAGGACTCCAGGGGCCAGCTTGGTCTGGGGAAGGATGGATCCAGCATCAGTTCACCCCAACACGTCCGGTCTCTGTCCAGCATGCCTCTGGTTCAGGTCTCTGCTGGGGGGGAGCAGAGCTTTGCCCTCTCTGAGTCTGGAAGTGTGTTTGGCTGGGGGAGAAACGACTGTGGACAGCTCGGACTGGGAGATACTACAG ATAGAAGCACACCAACTCTTGTTCATCATCTGAACATGAAGAAAACTGTTTTCGCTGCCTGTGGGAAGGACCATACAGCTGTTTTAACAACG gatggTGTTGTGTTCACGTTCGGCTCCGGTCAACACGGACAACTCGGACACAATTCTTTTGGGAATGAGCTCCGCCCTCGCCTTGTTGCAGAGCTCTGGGGCTCAAAAGTCACCAAGATTGCTTGTGGAAG ATATCACACGTTGGTCCTGACAGACCACATGAAGGTGTACTCTTTTGGGAGTAACGAACAAGGTCAGCTGGGACCCAGACAGGAGGGTCATCCATGTGTGCCGCTGCCTGTCCAGCTGCTAGAAG GAACCACAGAGGGGCCAAAAATCCAAAGCATCTTTGCAGGAGGAGACAGCTCATTTGGAACATGCAGACCTGACCAG GAGATGCAAAGTGAGTCAAAAAGTGGCTCAAGACAGGAAGCGCCTGTTGAAAGCCAGGTGGACAGATGGATCTCTGAATGGGGCTCAAAGCTGCGGCCAAAAGTGAAGCA GGAAATTCACCAGAGATTCTCCTCTGCGTCCTCGTTGAATAGAAGCTTCCTTAACCAAAG caATCACTTCCACACATCCGCAATGCACTCCGGCTTGGATTTGTCACTTTGTAAAAGGGTTTTTAAGAAGTTGATGCACAATGAAGCCATTCAGTCAGAG GTGGAAAAGGCTGTCATGGAGATGCTTCCTTCTCTTCACGAGAACCCAGCAGGAGTTGAAGGCTTGAGGGTCTTCCTGATCCTCAACGAGCTTCTTTATGCGATGCAGAGATCTGGACGTGTGTGGAGCGTGGAGATCGCCGTGAAGGTTGCTGCTGCTGTGCAAAGTCTGTCCACAGAAAACCTGCAGGTTACAG CAAACTGGTGGACTTTGTCCATGATGGAGAATAAGAGCAGACACGTGAAGGTGTGGAGGACGGCTCTTTCAGAGGTTCTGAGAATGGCGCCCGCTCCTCTCAGCTCAGTCAAAGACATCCTCCAGATCCTGCAGAATATGTACAAT GTCAACAAGAGGAAGATAAAGATTCCCGAACTGACTTTTTGCTCGGAGATTGACCCATTTTTCTTAGAGGAGGATCTAAATCGTTGGCGCTCACGTTTACAGTTTATG gCTGTGAACAATCCTCCACTCATCCTTTGCAGTTTTGCGTTTGTGATGGATTTCAAGTCAAAACAATGGGTGTTTCAGCTGAACTCTAACCTGACCGTG gttGAGCACCTCCTGGGACGGCCTGTCCCATCCACATCATACTTTGAGCTGAATCTGAGGCGATCATCACTTGTGGAAGACTCCTTCAGACAGTTGGCTCAGGCTGCTCCCACACACATCAAGAAAGGTCTTGTG gTTTACTTTGATGGAGACACAAAGATCACAAATGTCTACAAAAAAGATTTCTTTCACCATTTGTTCGTGGAGATCAAGAAAGAGAAATCTGAAATGTTCATGACCAACGACTCTGAAACTCTGGCCTGGTTCTCCAACAAA gAACCTGAGAAGATCAAGGCAGACGTGTATCTGTTAGGGCTCCTGTGTGGACTGGCCCTCTACAATGACTGCATCTTTCCTGTGCCGTTCCCTCTGGTTCTGTTCAAGAAGCTGCTTGGTGTTAAACCAACACTCGAGGATCTGATGGAGTTCTGCCCTGAAGTTGGAAA GAGTCTGCAGTACATCATGAACTATGAAGACGATGACTTAGAAGACCAGTACATGTTTTTTGAG ATTACCTGGAAAGACACAAACATCGACCTTGATCCAGAGAATCCAGGAAAGCCAGTCACCAGCCAAAACAA GAAGGAGTTTGTGGATGCGTATGTGAACTATGTCTTCAACAAGTCTGTGGAGAGTGTTTTCCAGGAGTTTGAGCGAGGCTTCTTCCAGTTGTGCGATCGGGATCTGCTGAGGATGTTCGAgccagaggagctgcagagattGATGGTCGGCCAAGATGACTACGACTGGGAAAAGTTAAAGCAG agtaCACAGTATGATCTACCATTGTCGCCAAATGGTGGCCAGCTTGTCCGCTTTGACAGCCATCTGGAAAACCCCACCATGCAAATGTTCTGGGAGGTTTTTGATGAACTTACTGAGGATCAGAAGAGAGATTTCCTCT GGTTTGTGACCGGATCCAGAAAAGCTCCAATTCTGGGCATGGGCCAGATCCAGATGATAGCTCGGTTAAAAATCATCATGAGAGGATCACCCGATCAGCATTTACCTGAGTCTCTGACATGCCACAATATTTTAGAGTTACCGTCATACTCAAGTAAAGAGATCATGAAGGACAGGCTGACCCAGGCCCTCATAGCAGAGAGAACATTCTCGAGTGAGGAGGAACGTCCGTCTGTCTGA
- the LOC112152827 gene encoding probable E3 ubiquitin-protein ligase HERC4 isoform X2: MLSWGEDCRRGFWLKDSADRPVDGGVQLLRVSFHTADLSARTGALAFLKTNGNAFVMRTSDGGHGARVRGKQKFVKCNERIEAVACGDDEVTLLSEKGSVYSVDMTQTPYLPRMLEPFCSIPVSQVACGSRHTVALTKEGQVYSWGQNSRGQLGLGKKGSSISSPQHVRSLSTMPLVQVSAGDDQSFALSVSGSVFGWGRNDCGQLGLGDSRDRNAPTSVDSLNLKKTVSISCGKDHTAVLTKHGTVFTFGSGQFGQLGHNSSRNELRPRLVAELWGAKVTRIACGRYHTLVLQENNKIYSFGCNDQNQLGRSNESHPSVPLPVLMPQDIGGAKIRTIFAGENCSFAVLTTNEKLPRDSNSGNIKAPLCLENMVDRWTSESDMKLLKKIKQEIHRTFSSASCLNRSFLEKKRDKHFQTSPKYHGLDLKRAQLTFKKLVKKKSVWKEVEAALLHLLPLLDKNPVGVEGLRIYLLLNELLRATQKQNQQQSAKLAEAVAAAVTRLSAKNLQVIGDWWSSLMPSRMVRHVKVWKQAVSVILSAEDSSHTPEVRNLLLVLQYMHDVNNRVAESQRLPDSIFCLKLSEAFLDEDLVRWYLRSCGVMMMPEPCVLPNFSFVLDLEAKMMIFQNICQATKVAKALEELTNSPFWSFMCDIPVKMEMVLDLRRASVLEDTFKQLAATDQESFKKPLQVFFDGNPEVDNLYVKDFFYEVFHEMVSPEYGMFMFNDSKTLAWFPSKVPQEDQRFFLFGVLCGLALYNQVIVFLPFPLVLFKKLVGVRPSLEDLREFSPAEYKTLDCILHEYTDDVLENLLIDFQIIWDKACVDLDPAFPEKPVTGQNKKEFVDAYVNHAFNTSVKRIFQEFERGFFKVCDREMVKLFRPEELHRALVGNDFHDWEKLKQNTLYEGGYDPSHPYIVMFWEVFDELSENQKVAFIWFVTGYERLPISALDTIKIRKINDNIEDGYYPESETCFRCLDLPQYSSKEIMKEKLVEALSSNRRISQ; the protein is encoded by the exons ATGCTGTCGTGGGGAGAGGACTGCCGGCGCGGCTTCTGGCTGAAGGACAGCGCTGACCGGCCGGTCGATGGAGGAGTTCAGCTCCTCCGTGTCTCCTTCCACACCGCGGATCTGTCTGCGCGCACAGGCGCTCTGGCTTTCCTCAAAACCAACGGGAACGCGTTTGTCATGCGCACCAGCGACGGGGGACACGGAGCCAGAGTGCGGGGCAAGCAGA AGTTTGTGAAGTGTAACGAGAGGATTGAAGCAGTGGCCTGTGGAGATGATGAGGTCACTCTGCTGTCTGAGAAGGGCTCTGTGTACAGCGTGGACATGACTCAGACTCCTTACCTGCCCAG GATGCTGGAGCCTTTCTGCAGCATCCCGGTGTCACAGGTTGCTTGTGGGAGCCGGCACACAGTCGCTCTGACCAAAG AAGGTCAGGTGTACTCGTGGGGCCAGAACTCCAGGGGCCAGCTGGGTCTGGGGAAGAAAGGGTCCAGCATCAGTTCACCCCAACACGTCCGGTCTCTGTCCACCATGCCCCTGGTTCAGGTCTCCGCTGGGGACGACCAGAGCTTTGCCCTCTCTGTGTCTGGAAGTGTGTTCGGCTGGGGGAGAAACGACTGTGGACAGCTCGGACTGGGAGACAGTCGAG ACAGAAATGCACCAACCTCTGTTGACAGTTTGAACCTGAAGAAAACCGTCAGCATTTCTTGTGGTAAAGACCACACCGCCGTTTTGACGAAG CACGGCACAGTGTTCACGTTTGGCTCTGGACAGTTCGGACAGCTCGGACACAACTCCTCACGGAATGAACTCCGGCCTCGACTGGTGGCGGAGCTCTGGGGGGCAAAGGTCACCAGGATCGCATGTGGAAG ATACCACACCTTGGTGTTACAAGAAAACAATAAGATCTACTCCTTTGGTTGCAACGACCAAAATCAGCTTGGACGCAGCAATGAGAGTCATCCATCGGTTCCTCTTCCTGTTCTGATGCCTCAGG acattGGTGGAGCCAAAATAAGAACAATCTTTGCTGGAGAGAATTGTTCTTTTGCAGTGTTAACAACAAATGAG aaacttCCCAGAGATTCAAATTCTGGCAACATTAAAGCTCCGCTTTGCCTTGAAAACATGGTGGACAGATGGACATCTGAATCGGATATGAAGCTGTTGAAAAAGATCAAACA GGAAATTCACAGAACATTTTCTTCTGCATCCTGTTTGAACCGAAGCTTCCTGGAGAAAAA aAGAGATAAACATTTCCAAACTTCACCAAAGTATCACGGACTGGACTTGAAACGGGCACAACTCACATTCAAGAAACTGGTGAAGAAGAAGAGTGTGTGGAAAGAA GTtgaagctgctctgctgcatTTGCTCCCTCTGCTTGACAAGAATCCAGTGGGGGTGGAAGGTCTGAGGATCTACCTGCTTCTCAACGAGCTCCTGCGAGCGACCCAGAAGCAAAATCAACAACAAAGCGCAAAACTGGCAGAAGCGGTCGCTGCAGCTGTGACACGGTTGTCAGCGAAAAACCTCCAGGTCATAG GGGACTGGTGGTCCTCATTGATGCCCTCCAGGATGGTAAGACATGTTAAAGTGTGGAAGCAGGCTGTCTCTGTGATCTTATCAGCAGAGGATAGTTCTCACACTCCTGAAGTGAGAAATCTTCTTCTTGTGCTTCAATATATGCATGAT GTCAACAACAGAGTGGCAGAGAGTCAGAGGCTGCCAGACAGCATCTTTTGTTTGAAGCTCAGTGAAGCTTTTCTTGACGAGGATTTAGTTCGTTGGTATTTGAGGTCATGTGGCGTG ATGATGATGCCTGAGCCATGTGTTCTTCCAaacttttcctttgttttggaTCTGGAAGCAAAGATGATGATTTTTCAGAATATATGTCAAGCCACAAAG GTTGCGAAAGCACTGGAGGAACTTACTAATTCCCCTTTCTGGAGCTTCATGTGTGACATACCAGTTAAGATGGAAATGGTTCTGGATCTGAGGCGAGCATCAGTCCTGGAAGACACATTTAAGCAACTGGCTGCTACTGATCAAGAGAGCTTCAAGAAGCCACTTCAG GTCTTTTTTGATGGCAATCCTGAAGTCGACAACTTGTACGTCAAAGACTTCTTTTACGAAGTCTTTCATGAGATGGTGTCACCTGAATATGGGATGTTTATGTTCAATGACTCTAAAACGTTGGCATGGTTCCCATCAAAA GTACCACAAGAGGACCAACGTTTCTTCCTGTTTGGGGTCTTGTGTGGGTTGGCTTTGTACAACCAGGTCATCGTTTTCTTACCCTTCCCATTGGTGCTGTTCAAGAAACTGGTCGGAGTCAGACCTTCACTAGAAGATTTGAGAGAATTCAGCCCAGCTGAATACAA GACTCTGGATTGCATCCTCCATGAATACACAGATGACGTCCTAGAAAACCTCCTCATTGACTTTCAG ATCATTTGGGATAAAGCCTGTGTTGACCTTGACCCAGCTTTCCCTGAGAAGCCAGTAACAGGTCAAAACAA AAAGGAGTTTGTGGACGCATATGTGAATCATGCCTTCAACACATCAGTGAAAAGAATATTTCAGGAGTTTGAGAGAGGCTTCTTCAAGGTTTGTGATCGGGAAATGGTGAAACTTTTCAGACCAGAAGAGCTGCACAGGGCGTTGGTGGGAAATGACTTCCATGACTGGGAAAAGCTGAAACAG AACACCTTGTATGAAGGGGGGTACGACCCAAGCCACCCCTACATTGTGATGTTTTGGGAGGTCTTTGATGAATTATCGGAGAATCAGAAAGTAGCTTTCATCT GGTTTGTGACAGGATATGAGCGTTTGCCCATTTCAGCTTTGGATACAATCAAAATCAGGAAAATCAATGACAATATTGAGGACGGATACTATCCAGAGTCAGAGACTTGTTTTAGGTGTTTGGACCTACCTCAATACTCATCAAAGGagatcatgaaagagaaactGGTGGAAGCACTGAGCAGCAACAGAAGAATCAGTCAGTGA
- the LOC112152827 gene encoding probable E3 ubiquitin-protein ligase HERC4 isoform X1, whose protein sequence is MLSWGEDCRRGFWLKDSADRPVDGGVQLLRVSFHTADLSARTGALAFLKTNGNAFVMRTSDGGHGARVRGKQKFVKCNERIEAVACGDDEVTLLSEKGSVYSVDMTQTPYLPRMLEPFCSIPVSQVACGSRHTVALTKEGQVYSWGQNSRGQLGLGKKGSSISSPQHVRSLSTMPLVQVSAGDDQSFALSVSGSVFGWGRNDCGQLGLGDSRDRNAPTSVDSLNLKKTVSISCGKDHTAVLTKHGTVFTFGSGQFGQLGHNSSRNELRPRLVAELWGAKVTRIACGRYHTLVLQENNKIYSFGCNDQNQLGRSNESHPSVPLPVLMPQDIGGAKIRTIFAGENCSFAVLTTNEQKLPRDSNSGNIKAPLCLENMVDRWTSESDMKLLKKIKQEIHRTFSSASCLNRSFLEKKRDKHFQTSPKYHGLDLKRAQLTFKKLVKKKSVWKEVEAALLHLLPLLDKNPVGVEGLRIYLLLNELLRATQKQNQQQSAKLAEAVAAAVTRLSAKNLQVIGDWWSSLMPSRMVRHVKVWKQAVSVILSAEDSSHTPEVRNLLLVLQYMHDVNNRVAESQRLPDSIFCLKLSEAFLDEDLVRWYLRSCGVMMMPEPCVLPNFSFVLDLEAKMMIFQNICQATKVAKALEELTNSPFWSFMCDIPVKMEMVLDLRRASVLEDTFKQLAATDQESFKKPLQVFFDGNPEVDNLYVKDFFYEVFHEMVSPEYGMFMFNDSKTLAWFPSKVPQEDQRFFLFGVLCGLALYNQVIVFLPFPLVLFKKLVGVRPSLEDLREFSPAEYKTLDCILHEYTDDVLENLLIDFQIIWDKACVDLDPAFPEKPVTGQNKKEFVDAYVNHAFNTSVKRIFQEFERGFFKVCDREMVKLFRPEELHRALVGNDFHDWEKLKQNTLYEGGYDPSHPYIVMFWEVFDELSENQKVAFIWFVTGYERLPISALDTIKIRKINDNIEDGYYPESETCFRCLDLPQYSSKEIMKEKLVEALSSNRRISQ, encoded by the exons ATGCTGTCGTGGGGAGAGGACTGCCGGCGCGGCTTCTGGCTGAAGGACAGCGCTGACCGGCCGGTCGATGGAGGAGTTCAGCTCCTCCGTGTCTCCTTCCACACCGCGGATCTGTCTGCGCGCACAGGCGCTCTGGCTTTCCTCAAAACCAACGGGAACGCGTTTGTCATGCGCACCAGCGACGGGGGACACGGAGCCAGAGTGCGGGGCAAGCAGA AGTTTGTGAAGTGTAACGAGAGGATTGAAGCAGTGGCCTGTGGAGATGATGAGGTCACTCTGCTGTCTGAGAAGGGCTCTGTGTACAGCGTGGACATGACTCAGACTCCTTACCTGCCCAG GATGCTGGAGCCTTTCTGCAGCATCCCGGTGTCACAGGTTGCTTGTGGGAGCCGGCACACAGTCGCTCTGACCAAAG AAGGTCAGGTGTACTCGTGGGGCCAGAACTCCAGGGGCCAGCTGGGTCTGGGGAAGAAAGGGTCCAGCATCAGTTCACCCCAACACGTCCGGTCTCTGTCCACCATGCCCCTGGTTCAGGTCTCCGCTGGGGACGACCAGAGCTTTGCCCTCTCTGTGTCTGGAAGTGTGTTCGGCTGGGGGAGAAACGACTGTGGACAGCTCGGACTGGGAGACAGTCGAG ACAGAAATGCACCAACCTCTGTTGACAGTTTGAACCTGAAGAAAACCGTCAGCATTTCTTGTGGTAAAGACCACACCGCCGTTTTGACGAAG CACGGCACAGTGTTCACGTTTGGCTCTGGACAGTTCGGACAGCTCGGACACAACTCCTCACGGAATGAACTCCGGCCTCGACTGGTGGCGGAGCTCTGGGGGGCAAAGGTCACCAGGATCGCATGTGGAAG ATACCACACCTTGGTGTTACAAGAAAACAATAAGATCTACTCCTTTGGTTGCAACGACCAAAATCAGCTTGGACGCAGCAATGAGAGTCATCCATCGGTTCCTCTTCCTGTTCTGATGCCTCAGG acattGGTGGAGCCAAAATAAGAACAATCTTTGCTGGAGAGAATTGTTCTTTTGCAGTGTTAACAACAAATGAG cagaaacttCCCAGAGATTCAAATTCTGGCAACATTAAAGCTCCGCTTTGCCTTGAAAACATGGTGGACAGATGGACATCTGAATCGGATATGAAGCTGTTGAAAAAGATCAAACA GGAAATTCACAGAACATTTTCTTCTGCATCCTGTTTGAACCGAAGCTTCCTGGAGAAAAA aAGAGATAAACATTTCCAAACTTCACCAAAGTATCACGGACTGGACTTGAAACGGGCACAACTCACATTCAAGAAACTGGTGAAGAAGAAGAGTGTGTGGAAAGAA GTtgaagctgctctgctgcatTTGCTCCCTCTGCTTGACAAGAATCCAGTGGGGGTGGAAGGTCTGAGGATCTACCTGCTTCTCAACGAGCTCCTGCGAGCGACCCAGAAGCAAAATCAACAACAAAGCGCAAAACTGGCAGAAGCGGTCGCTGCAGCTGTGACACGGTTGTCAGCGAAAAACCTCCAGGTCATAG GGGACTGGTGGTCCTCATTGATGCCCTCCAGGATGGTAAGACATGTTAAAGTGTGGAAGCAGGCTGTCTCTGTGATCTTATCAGCAGAGGATAGTTCTCACACTCCTGAAGTGAGAAATCTTCTTCTTGTGCTTCAATATATGCATGAT GTCAACAACAGAGTGGCAGAGAGTCAGAGGCTGCCAGACAGCATCTTTTGTTTGAAGCTCAGTGAAGCTTTTCTTGACGAGGATTTAGTTCGTTGGTATTTGAGGTCATGTGGCGTG ATGATGATGCCTGAGCCATGTGTTCTTCCAaacttttcctttgttttggaTCTGGAAGCAAAGATGATGATTTTTCAGAATATATGTCAAGCCACAAAG GTTGCGAAAGCACTGGAGGAACTTACTAATTCCCCTTTCTGGAGCTTCATGTGTGACATACCAGTTAAGATGGAAATGGTTCTGGATCTGAGGCGAGCATCAGTCCTGGAAGACACATTTAAGCAACTGGCTGCTACTGATCAAGAGAGCTTCAAGAAGCCACTTCAG GTCTTTTTTGATGGCAATCCTGAAGTCGACAACTTGTACGTCAAAGACTTCTTTTACGAAGTCTTTCATGAGATGGTGTCACCTGAATATGGGATGTTTATGTTCAATGACTCTAAAACGTTGGCATGGTTCCCATCAAAA GTACCACAAGAGGACCAACGTTTCTTCCTGTTTGGGGTCTTGTGTGGGTTGGCTTTGTACAACCAGGTCATCGTTTTCTTACCCTTCCCATTGGTGCTGTTCAAGAAACTGGTCGGAGTCAGACCTTCACTAGAAGATTTGAGAGAATTCAGCCCAGCTGAATACAA GACTCTGGATTGCATCCTCCATGAATACACAGATGACGTCCTAGAAAACCTCCTCATTGACTTTCAG ATCATTTGGGATAAAGCCTGTGTTGACCTTGACCCAGCTTTCCCTGAGAAGCCAGTAACAGGTCAAAACAA AAAGGAGTTTGTGGACGCATATGTGAATCATGCCTTCAACACATCAGTGAAAAGAATATTTCAGGAGTTTGAGAGAGGCTTCTTCAAGGTTTGTGATCGGGAAATGGTGAAACTTTTCAGACCAGAAGAGCTGCACAGGGCGTTGGTGGGAAATGACTTCCATGACTGGGAAAAGCTGAAACAG AACACCTTGTATGAAGGGGGGTACGACCCAAGCCACCCCTACATTGTGATGTTTTGGGAGGTCTTTGATGAATTATCGGAGAATCAGAAAGTAGCTTTCATCT GGTTTGTGACAGGATATGAGCGTTTGCCCATTTCAGCTTTGGATACAATCAAAATCAGGAAAATCAATGACAATATTGAGGACGGATACTATCCAGAGTCAGAGACTTGTTTTAGGTGTTTGGACCTACCTCAATACTCATCAAAGGagatcatgaaagagaaactGGTGGAAGCACTGAGCAGCAACAGAAGAATCAGTCAGTGA